A window of Apium graveolens cultivar Ventura chromosome 8, ASM990537v1, whole genome shotgun sequence contains these coding sequences:
- the LOC141679276 gene encoding uncharacterized protein LOC141679276: MEYIEDEKPALLMANHVEENKRMMLLNEKAIAPKLNKELGRNCVYMKQEDGELLVMSVYIDDLLVTGTSVTHIERFKEQMSSIFEMSNLGIEVDYGKRVYRAQIVEICKEDTGAGWNVTVQKQRCVALSPYEAEFMAANATACQGIWLRNVFGQILRVKMSPVVLYVDNKSTIDLSKNLIFYGHSKHMDIRYHFIRDCVEKGEIVIKYVTSDIQRADILTKALTTVKCEQMRQLMGVKNSMYLFKIKGEIVGY; the protein is encoded by the exons ATGGAATATATAGAAGATGAGAAACCAGCCTTGTTGATGGCAAATCATGTCGAAGAAAACAAAAGAATGATGCTATTAAATGAGAAGGCTATAGCACCAAAGTTGAACAAAGAACTTGGGAGAAACTGTG TCTACATGAAGCAAGAAGATGGAGAATTGTTGGTTATGAGTGTCTATATCGACGATCTGTTGGTTACGGGCACAAGTGTAACTCATATTGAAAGGTTCAAAGAACAAATGAGTAGCATTTTTGAAATGAGTAATTTGGGGATTGAAGTAGATTATGGGAAAAGGGTATATCGAGCTCAAATAGTCGAGATATGCAAAGAAGATACTGGAGCGGGCTGGAATGTCACAGT TCAGAAGCAACGATGTGTGGCACTCTCACCATATGAAGCTGAGTTCATGGCTGCAAATGCTACTGCTTGTCAAGGAATTTGGTTGAGGAATGTATTTGGTCAGATACTCAGGGTTAAAATGAGTCCAGTGGTGTTATATGTTGACAATAAGTCTACAATCGACTTATCCAAAAATCTAATTTTTTATGGGCACAGTAAGCATATGGACATTCGTTATCATTTTATACGAGATTGTGTTGAAAAGGGAGAAATTGTTATTAAGTATGTCACAAGTGATATTCAGCGTGCAGACATTCTTACTAAAGCACTGACCACAGTGAAGTGTGAGCAAATGAGACAACTAATGGGAGTCAAGAATTCAATGTATTTGTTTAAGAttaagggggagattgttggttaTTAA